In one window of Halomarina pelagica DNA:
- a CDS encoding helix-turn-helix domain-containing protein: MTADELGVRVSLDLWHPDCWTLEVTEAVDAGLLGHGVHRIDGLATGRFTAYGDTTAAVDDLVAAVEASDLTESVWETGGPIDAATDAAVPGSAARGIVVRYDLANSINEALVSRGFIPDEPVRMIGGREYWTVLVHETRRTVHDRLEEVREEMDAEIRVELITAPASGTGIFQTDDLSERQREVFDLARRHDYYTWPREVSAGELAAIAGVSRATLLEHLRKAESKLLGSE, from the coding sequence ATGACCGCCGACGAACTGGGGGTCCGCGTCTCGCTCGACCTCTGGCACCCCGACTGCTGGACGCTCGAGGTCACCGAGGCGGTAGACGCGGGACTGCTCGGCCACGGCGTCCACCGGATCGACGGGCTGGCGACCGGGCGGTTCACCGCCTACGGCGACACGACGGCCGCCGTCGACGACCTCGTCGCGGCCGTCGAGGCCTCCGACCTCACCGAGTCCGTCTGGGAGACCGGCGGGCCGATCGACGCGGCGACCGACGCCGCCGTTCCCGGCAGCGCCGCGCGGGGGATCGTCGTCCGATACGACCTCGCGAACAGCATCAACGAGGCGCTCGTCTCGCGCGGGTTCATCCCGGACGAGCCCGTGCGGATGATCGGCGGCCGGGAGTACTGGACCGTCCTGGTCCACGAGACGCGCCGGACGGTCCACGACAGGCTCGAGGAGGTGCGCGAGGAGATGGACGCGGAGATCCGCGTCGAACTCATCACCGCCCCGGCGAGCGGTACGGGCATCTTCCAGACCGACGACCTCTCGGAGCGCCAGCGCGAGGTGTTCGACCTCGCCCGGCGGCACGACTACTACACGTGGCCGCGGGAGGTGAGCGCGGGCGAACTGGCGGCGATCGCGGGCGTGTCGAGGGCGACGCTGCTCGAACACCTCCGGAAGGCCGAGTCGAAGCTCCTCGGCTCGGAGTGA
- a CDS encoding LEA type 2 family protein, with protein MNSDSRLLRIAGVVVVLLLLAGTAYGLVAVDRPRVEAVDNDWGTVTQEWTEVETQLLVENPRLLRVGEAVANVEYTVSFNGIEMAHGQKKSIALSGERDVVNLSTRIDNDDIPEWWASHVEHNETTTVRVNPAVDVEYAGMRIPVESATRTRTVHTSLLEPLRTEENRRITASNRTLLIVNGTDARWGNATVERTPIHASATVTNPTPVPIPVTDIEYTIRMNGIVVGNGTAAGRTVVPPGETKTLETRAVIDNSKLDEWWVTHVRNDETTRMTVDFYATVELFGNRYRLPLESLSYERTFHTDILRPGGLPTNDSGTDRRAIATDRTARR; from the coding sequence ATGAACAGCGATTCGAGGCTCCTGCGGATCGCCGGGGTCGTCGTGGTGCTGCTCCTGCTCGCGGGGACCGCCTACGGTCTCGTCGCCGTCGACCGCCCGCGCGTCGAGGCGGTCGACAACGACTGGGGAACCGTCACGCAGGAGTGGACCGAGGTCGAGACACAGCTCCTCGTCGAGAACCCCCGGCTCCTCCGAGTGGGCGAAGCGGTCGCGAACGTCGAGTACACCGTCTCGTTCAACGGCATCGAGATGGCCCACGGGCAGAAGAAGTCGATCGCGCTCTCCGGCGAGCGGGACGTCGTGAACCTCTCGACGCGCATCGACAACGACGACATCCCCGAGTGGTGGGCGTCGCACGTCGAGCACAACGAGACGACGACCGTGCGGGTGAACCCGGCCGTCGACGTCGAGTACGCCGGAATGCGGATACCCGTGGAGTCCGCCACGCGGACGCGGACGGTCCACACGAGCCTGCTCGAACCGCTCCGGACGGAGGAGAACCGCCGGATCACCGCGTCGAACCGGACGCTACTGATCGTCAACGGGACCGACGCCCGATGGGGGAACGCGACGGTCGAGCGGACGCCCATCCACGCGTCGGCGACCGTCACCAATCCCACCCCGGTTCCCATCCCCGTCACCGACATCGAGTACACCATCCGGATGAACGGGATCGTCGTCGGCAACGGGACGGCGGCCGGGCGGACGGTCGTCCCGCCGGGCGAGACGAAGACGCTCGAGACCCGCGCCGTCATCGACAACTCGAAGCTCGACGAGTGGTGGGTCACGCACGTCCGGAACGACGAGACGACGCGCATGACCGTCGACTTCTACGCCACGGTGGAGCTGTTCGGGAATCGCTACCGGCTACCGCTCGAGTCGCTCTCCTACGAGCGGACGTTCCACACGGACATCCTCCGACCGGGCGGCCTCCCGACCAACGACTCGGGAACCGACCGTCGGGCGATCGCGACGGACAGAACGGCGAGACGGTGA